The DNA segment TGGACGATGGGTAAATCCTCAAACTTATTTCCACCCCATCGCAATGCGCTGTCCTGACCCGGCAGTGGAGGCATAACGCTGCAAAACAGTAACGAAAACAAGTTAATATCTCACAGCGAAAGGAAAACTTCTGGTGATCCATCGGATGAGTGTGTGCACTGTGCAGCTTGTGTGAGGAAGATCCAACCTGAACTCTTTTGAGTCTGAGCTCGGtgctgcagcctcctgctgtCTGACAGCGCTGCTACATAATGTTCTCTGCAGGCCTCTGCTCCCATACCTGAACAGGTACAACAGGGTTAACATCAGCATGGACCAAACTGACTGAAGAGTTTTATTACTGGTCAGAATGAAGCATCGCAATACACACAAGCGCTTCATCTGTACTAGCCATTAGCTCACAAGCTGCTAGTGAACCCATGAAACACTTACAGAGAGGCTCCGTTTGCAGTCAGCTGTCGACAAGCGGTAGTCACAGAATTAGCTAGTAAACTACTGAATTTATACATATTTAGCTCGTTTAAAAGCCAATTCGCTGTTTGGAAGTTAAGAGCTGTAGAGACATAACAAACGTGACATTGAAGGTGCTGCTGATACAGAACGGATCCATTTCTTCAGGGGTGGAACTGCCATTGTAACCCTATTTTAACTGGAATACACAGCAATAgatccgaacaaaatcataaaaatttaatttatatGTCTGTAAAATATATTAAACTAACTTAGCATGAATTACTGAagatttctgtttcatttttttaatacattaacGCCGTTTAGCCCCTCCATGTAATTGAATGGACTAGTCGGTGTCGAAGCACAGAATTGTGGGTAGAGGGCGGGCAATGGTGCTTTTGGAAACCCTCgaaattattaaaattttgTTTCACTTAAAATTTTCATGTAACAACAAAAATTGATTTAAGTGTTAGGAATATAAAATATAACTACATGTATGAATTATCTATGTTATAGTGTTTTATTACCACAATGTAGCTGAATTTAAAACCATATTTTAAGTAATATGATTTCTTTGAAGAAGCTCGTTTATTTTCCGGAACagctcctgaacgcaccgctgGAAGATGGCTGCGCCCTGTAGCAGGATGGCGAGTCGGTGTGTCTTCCACTTTCTTACCAGTTACAGCAGAACAGCGGTGGGAAATGCGAGTTTCCGTCACTTTTCGAGCTCTGCTGTTTGTCGGAACCTCTCTCAGACAAAATGCACGACGCAGAAGGCGGGTTCTCCGTGGTCTTTGACAGCGGCGGTATATCTGCTGAGGCCCCCGGTCATCTCAGCGGAGTACAGTCCGATCGAGCAGCGGTACATGGAGCTGATAGAGCAGGTCAGTCAGATCATCTGACTCGCTCATTATCATTGCTGGAGTAGATTTGGGCATACGTTTCAACACCTATATTGTCACACAGAAGAATAAAGCAGCATTGACAGAAAGTACAGCTGTAACTGCTCGTTTGAAGCAAATAACCCATCAGCCATCAGAAATTCAGTTATTTAGGCATTTTGAAGTTGACTGGATGACTTgctgttgttaaaaaaataaataaataaaaacatcaaattagACAAGAAGATTAAGAATGCTGCACGATTGTTGCCActgatttgtttaaatttcATATTAACATCGATGCTGTCTGCAGAAGGGAAAGTGAGTGGTAATCTTACTGTCTGAATATGGATTGTTGTTACTCTTCAGAACAGAAGGCCTTGATTAGTATGGCACTCTACAAACTTCTGCAACAAGATCCATTTCTAGTTCTTGAAGTATTAAAGTGTCTCTTCAGCTtgcaatttcatttttttttttttattatcaggCTAAATATTAGgaattttgttttgtgtagTCTATTATGATTGTTTCAGTAGATCAAAGAAATTTGCAATGCTGTAATATCATGCCTGAAAAGAAGACATTGAGTGGCACTATGCACGATGACTTTCAGTCAGTTGGAGAGGACTCAAAAATACTGCATGAACATGTTGTACCAATCTGAGTGATTATTACAAGAGCTGTAAAGGAAAAAagcagttcatttgaaacaagAGAACCTAGAATATAAACTAGAAAACATTCTCAACttgcataaaataaatgtaCACTGGATGTATTGAGGAATTCTGCAATAAACCCATGATCCAGCCTGGGTTCTGCTATTCAAAGCAGTTAACCTAAAGACCCCTTCTGCTGAGATTTATGTGATGAGAAATGCTCAGTTTGTGAAAGATTCTGAATaactttaacaaaacaaaaatttgtTGTACTGTTGGAGACATCAACTCTACATTAAGGCTCTGCTGGGCTTTGAGGAGAAATAACAGGCTGCCACCGGCTGTAACTCCTCCAGCACAGCAGCCGGATGACATTCAGCATCGGTTTCCAGCTTGAGTCTCCTGAACTCTTTTCAGATGGAGCTGGAGAAAAGCGTGTTGTCAGACCACGAGCTGCGGCTGCTCGAGGACGCAGATCGGTTGAGCCGGAAGCAGTCGGACGATTACGACTcggatgaggaggagcagcacgGGGACCAGGAGATCATCATGGCTCAGGACCTGGAAGACATCTGGGAGCAGAAGCTGAAGAACTTCAAGCCCTCGccgagggtcagaggtcagttaAGGACACAGCAAATCTCCGGTGGCGTCATCTGAGGAAATACTCAGAGAAAAACGCTCCTGATATCCCTTTATGTGTGTAATCTTGTCATCTTTatcatttcatctgttttctgtcGGTGCTGAAGCAAAGcaggaaggaagagagagatgaCCTCATGAAACAGTCCCATAAAGCTGGCTTTAAATAAAATTACCCATGAGGGGGGAAAACAGACTTTTAATGccctctctgtctttttctaACGTTGAGATAATCTTTTTATTCCAGACATCTGTATCTGCTTTTGAGTCACTGtgacatttgaaaatgtattattgtgCACTTTGCAGACACACACGAAGAAGTGAAGCATTatgtctcctgttttttttttttttttctctccgtttAGCCGACGTAGATAAGGACTTGACCTCAGCCGAGCGCTGCCTGGACGAGTCGCTGGTTCTTCTTGCCGAGCAGCAGGTGGGCAGCCAGAAGCTGTGGCTGCTGCCGCAGACCCAGTGGCAGGAGGGTGAAACGCTGCGACAGACGGCGGAGAGAGCGCTCGCCTCCCTGCCAGGTAACACCGCCTTCTGATCCCGAGACAGAGCTGCTGATTTATTCAACTTATTTACATTTCTCAATGCCAGTTTGTGGAAGCGCCACTTTTGACTTTGTATTAATTAACCTGTCAATATTTTACACGTCGAGTGATTGATTTTCCAGATGTTGTTTGGTTGTGTAGGCGACACCTCAAATTAATTTCTTGTGTTTTGCTTCTAATACCTTATATGTTCTCAGTTCAGTGGCCTTTCCTGACTGTAGGTGAAAAGAATAGCACAGGGAGTATAAACACAAGTTTTCTTTGTCACTTTTTTAGGTTAAATTCCACTATTATTTAATTAGTGTTTTTTgtgataaaaacagtttttctcatTGGACTGAGAGCAGATTGTTTTACAGACTCGGTGGTTAGTTTGCTATCTTCCGTTCAGCCATACACTCAGCACATCAATAGAAAGGCCGTGTTAATTATTTCTGTTAATTAATTTACTTTCAAAAGTTTAAGATTAAATGTAGCACAGCTTCATTGTCAGTTGATTGACTGAGACAACAAGTGTCTTCTTGGACTGGACGTTAAGACTTTGGGGTGGATGCATAGACTGTGTGTAAAACGTGTGTATATTCAgtctgagagggaaaaaaaaagaataccaTTCTCTGGTGTTCGGGAATCAGGATTGGAAGAGAGTATTTAAGGTAATTTAATACAGTTACCCAAAGAGCAGCTGTgcctgtgtgttgttttctccaGTGAAGCTCAGAACTGCTGGATCGGGTTTAATTTACTCCTCGGAGCCTAAATATCAGGTATTGTTGTCCGCACGCTCCATTTACTGTAACCGTATCTCCTCTGCTGTCGTTATGACTGAGTTTTAATTCTAAGGATCATTTAAGTTTGATGGCATGTAATCTGAAATAGCGGGCTGCTACTTAAAGAACAATCACCTATATTATCCACAACAAGAGGGATGAATGCCCTCTTATACCAGCAGCACACGCCTCATTTGCATACAGTCATATTGCAGCAGTCGACGCTCAGATTTCCACTGATGTGACGCGGAGATTAGGTTCCTGTCAGAGAGTTTTGGGGAAAAGGCAGAGGATTGGAAAAGAATTCatgagtcagaggtcagatctGCAAATGTATTCAGTGACCCAGGAACAATCCTCCACAGATGGCAGCTGTTGAAGTCCAGATATGCAAGATGCTGACAAAAACatccagaaaatcacattttctagCTCCTGAAATAATCCAGTCATGCGCGTTTCTATGTATGGAGGATTTATACTCACTGCTGTgataaaaatacaagaaaaaaaaagttgatgtaATTTAGCAAAAAGAAGCAATGAAGTTCAagtgtggaggaggatggagtcgATCAGCGGGTCGCATTCAGAAGCGCCGATGTTTGAGTCGTGACAGGAGAGAGAAATGAACATTTCCTTATGGGAGTGTGGAAGTCAAGCTCTTCTATtgtttgctcttttttgcatttcattcacataaacactaaCTTTATGGtaagcagagctgcaggatggACTCATGAATATGAGAGGAAACCTCCACATCGGGGcggtcaaactcatttcagttcagcatGCGGTCCAGTGTCGCCCTGAGTGGGCCGGACTGGGAAAACGGTGGCATAATAACCTTCGAATTTTAAAATTAGAAAAGATTTTCTATGTTATTTCATCAAGAAGAAGTTATGAAAAAGTGAATGTTTTTGCAATATGTTTTTCCATTAGTACCAAAAAATTACTATTGTTCTGATAAagttctcctgcagctgctgcattaaGCAGCcttttgaatctttttttttttttttttttttttttttcaaactcaccctgacatcCTGTGTTAAAAAGGCAAAGGTTTATTTACAATGTTTTTTCCGTTTGCTTGGTCATTTTtctgggccagattggagcgtCTTGCGGGCCTGTTTTAGCTCATgagctttatgtttgacaccgctgctCTATATTCTGTTGGAACAATGTTGATGCTAACATGTGACACTGTGTGCAGCCATCTGGAATGAAATTCAGGTTCTTTGAAGATATTTTCATGTCAGAAAAGAGGTGGGGTGTTTTGATGTGCTCTGAGAAGAAGACGCAGAGTTTTATCAGACTTTAATTAGAGCGTCACACAATGATGACGGAGTGCGTAAAAGCAAAGTCTCCTGGACTCACTGCCTGTTTTCTCCTTCCCGCTGCAGTCGGTTTCAAGGCCACGTTCCTGGGAAACGCCCCCTGCGGAGTGTACAAGTACAAACTGCCCAAAGCCGCCCGGACGGAGAGCTCGGTGGGAACAAAGGTGTTCTTCTTCAAAGCCGTCCTGTCAGAAGCCGCCCCCCCCAAAGCCCCCGACGCTCCACTGCTCTGGCTGAAGAAGAGCGAGCTGGAGGAGTACCTGAAACCGGCGTACCTGCAGAAGGTGGAGCGCTTCATCATCaacctgtgacacacacacacacacacacacacacaacaggacTCCGACACAACGATCAATATTTATGAGGCCTGGAACGTTCCCTTTGTTGTCTTCTAAGAAAAAACAATCCTGTCATTCAGTGagatatatatgtatgtttcatgaaataaatatttgtttttctcacatgTTGTGAATCTTTCTATCTGAGCCGACAGACGGTCATGGTGGATTTTCACCATTCACTCCCTTCATCTCTGAATCAAACCGCCATTCGCTTCTCACCGTTCTTCTCATCTTTTGCACCGGTTTGGATCAGCGCACTGCTAACACACGGCATGCTGCTAATCCAGTCCCCGTGCTGCAACTTTATTTAGTCTGCCAGGTTAACAAATATGAGTACTGACGTATCTGATTATTTCACGCAAACTCTTCTAGTTTTTTGCACAAATACTGAAGTGGAAAATCTGGTTTATATGAACACAAAATGTTTCCATGCTGAGTagttgaaagtgtttttgtatCCATAATCTGTGAAACCGCGGATTCTGTTTATGTAAAAATGCTATAATCAGAGCAGTTCGTCAACACACTTCCATCAAAACATTCACattatgtgtatttttcttcaaatttacCATCATTGGTGTCACCGAATAAGCTTTTTTAATCATGGAAGTCAACAAAAcgatacatttacatttttagtATCATTAAAACATACAATTTCAGCACGTATGATTATTAAATTGACTTTTATCATGAGTGGATCGACTGTTTAGGGCATGAACATCATTGTGTctactctgttttttttcttctcagtttgAGATTGAGTGTAATTCTTGTTTATTAGAACTTTGTGCCAGATGCATCCAACTCATGACATGCTGAGGCAGCAAGTTACAAAGTGTAATGCTTTAATATTGTTCTTGAGTATCCTCACATagttttctgacttttttttaacctgtactcCCAGTGCTTCAGTCAATACTTTAATAATTTAGCCCAGTGTTTCATTAGatatctttatttcttttactcaatatatttttttcacaaatttaaTTTTTACAACAAATTTTGAACTATTTCTTCTGATGCTGAAGtataaatattcacatttttaatttcattaatcatattttAGGATTTTCCATGTTTTACAGTGGGGAAAAGACACATTTATGTACTTCAGCACGCAAACAAGCAGTTTCCATTTTCCAAAAGCACTTGGTACTTCTGTGCAAGTTTTAATTcaaagtttcttcttcttttttttcttaaactctGGGAACTTTTCTAACCTGGAGACTGATTGAATGGGACAATGACACATGTATCTGTCAAGACATTTCATGCATTACAGacaaaaatatgacaaaaacggCATCAAAGCTGCAAGCAGGTGGAACAGAGAGGGAAAGTGGCGGATTGAGCGTGATGTCTGACGCAGAGGAGCAGCACTGACACGACTGAACGTCAACCGCAAGAAGCAGATTCAGAGCAGCAGCGTCGTGACATTGTCTGGCTGGAAGGTTCGAACTTACATGcttaaaacagtaaaatggAATTTTTGTCTAATCTTTTGCAATGATGTACTTGTGAGAAATGCATCTTTTCAGTGTGAGCTTGTAAATAAAGCTGTAAATACTTGGGAAATGCAATTTGAGATACTAATGAATAAGTGCATCgtttggataaaaaaaaagcttcttcacACTGAGTGCCGCCAATCATCCTCGAACATAAGAAAACTTTGCTTTGGCGTCCGTTACAGACATCAAAATGCTCCAGCAGCTTGCTGCAGAGCAGGTGAGCTCAGGAGACCGGCGTGGAGAGCCCTGAGCGTCGGCTGGTGAACGTCAGGTGGGCGGGACGTGGTAGAACGCCGCGCCCGAGGCCTCGAGGTGAgcccactcactcactcagcCCAGACTGACAGCCAGATGGCGCCCATctcgctcctgctgctgctacatgCTCGGCACCCTCCTCTGAAGCCCCACGGACGAGAGCCATATTTTGTGTAGCGTCTCGTGGTAACTCTGCCATCGCCACAGGGCGTCAGTGTGCATCTGCTCCTGTGTGGTCCACACgagggctgcacacacactctgaaagctCACTATTGGCGTTTTATTGCACAATATTTGCAGCAGGGAGTGAAGGAGTCGAGCCCGGCGTCGACCGCTGAGACCCGCTGAGACCTCAGTCTGTTGCTGCTGGTCAAATCTGTCCACTTCTTCTGGCTTCTTTCTGCTATTTATCAGCAGCAGTGCCACAAACTGGTGTTTAAAACAACATTCAAGACTTACAAGATttataaaaactacatttaaacAATAGCTACCAGAAAGCTGTTCGATAAATTTTGCTCCAGAtatttcctgctgttttccagGACTCCTGACTTTGACCATTTTGTGCCACAAGATGGTGTGGTGAGTCTGGTTTTCCACAGCAAATATCAACCACTTtgtgcagaaaactgaaaaaaaaagaaaactggacTGAAGACTCTACCAATCCACCATTATCACTGCCCTTTACTTCTCTGAACTAGAATTCATTTTTTCTGCGTTTGCGTCTTTGTGATTGTTCTTAATGTGGTTTTGTGTCTTGTTGGTGTTTCAGGTGACTTTCGAGTTGTTTTGCTTCTCattgtgtagttttgtgttCTAGTTGTGCATTTCCTTGTGGTCATTTTCTGTCCTTTCAGTAGCTGCACTGTTGGAGTGTACTCGGGAGACAGTGATGTGGAGCTgtgaagctctgctgctgctgctgcagctgtcccCGCCAGACACTGAGCTCCTGCTGACGGccagtaggtggcagtgttTGCACACcggccacagagcagagctgtgagCAGCAGTGTAATTAGGCCTGTGTAGTGACCTGAGAGGGGGACTGCAGAGAGAGTTTTTCTGATCAGCTTGGCTTCCTCTTACacatactgaaaaaaaagaaaaatccatcaTAGCAGGCTAATGTTCCTTTGGAATAGCTCCGATAATCTGTCTTAGGTAAGAGCATTCTGATGTTCCCGAGCCATTCTCCGCCTGCAATCAGCCTGTTCTTTCTATTTGTGTCTGCTGGGATGAGGAGTTATTAATGTTGTAGACACTGGCATTAGATTTTTCCGGCTTCATTTCCAGGGTTTGCTGAAAGCGGGCGGCTCGAGTTATTTGGAAGATCAGCTAAGCGTAATGCCGCTGGCGGCCGGCGTGGGGAAAGCGAAGGTCAGGGCGAGCTGAAGTGTCTGTTTTCTGACTATTTCACAAAGGAGTGTATGAGGAGCCGACAATAGCCTTCCGCTGCCCTCAGTCCTGAGTGTCACCGGTCGTAAAATCAAGGTAATCGCAGGTACAAAAAGAGGAACAGTGGCTGCTTTCATCTCCAGGGGGAGCCTGATGAAAGCGTCTTTACCACATCCGCTGTCACGGGCTTTTGGGTTGCACAGATTGTCCGTTTAGATCCTGAAACCATCACGGAGCTGTTACTGACCAAAATGAGTCTTTGCCCTCGGTGGAAAAACCAATGTCGAGGTGACCTTGAGTGCAGCGCTGGACCTGCTCTGTGGATGAGAGTAAACTGGATATTTGGCTCCAATGAACTCTCTTTATCCCCAATAGATTACAGACAAAAGGCGACTTCACCAACTTTGAGTGTCACGGTGAATTTACAAGCCTTGTGGAGGCTGCTGCAAGCCTGTGAAAAGAAGTGGGCACACAGGAACGGCGTTTGAAagaagcagctgcttcagaaTCAGCTCGGACTCCCATTAGGAATAAGATGGAGCACCGTGCGAATGTGACAGTGTGTCTGCCGGAGTAACATGTCTAATTTCTTAAGTGGCTCTCTGGAAGCTTTGTCAAGcctcaagaaaaaaacagtccttGATGATTTTATTGGAGCAGGTCTACCTGCAAGATGTTTTCAGGCTGCTTATTGGAAGTGTAGGAGTAAAAGCCAGGATTTTGATTAGTCCTTGTGAGTGCCCCGACTCTATGGAAGCACACCATTTAATCTCAATAGTACTTTAGTGGACCACTCCACAGATTTCATACTAGAATCAGTTAGCTAGGCACAAAGAGCGCCGCTCAGCCCGTTGAGACACTTGCAGAAGGTTCTCTTGGTCTCCACAGCAACTTGGCTAAGTTATTACTCTGGCGATAGCATTTGGGAGGGTCACACTGAAATA comes from the Salarias fasciatus chromosome 1, fSalaFa1.1, whole genome shotgun sequence genome and includes:
- the mrpl46 gene encoding large ribosomal subunit protein mL46, whose product is MAAPCSRMASRCVFHFLTSYSRTAVGNASFRHFSSSAVCRNLSQTKCTTQKAGSPWSLTAAVYLLRPPVISAEYSPIEQRYMELIEQMELEKSVLSDHELRLLEDADRLSRKQSDDYDSDEEEQHGDQEIIMAQDLEDIWEQKLKNFKPSPRVRADVDKDLTSAERCLDESLVLLAEQQVGSQKLWLLPQTQWQEGETLRQTAERALASLPVGFKATFLGNAPCGVYKYKLPKAARTESSVGTKVFFFKAVLSEAAPPKAPDAPLLWLKKSELEEYLKPAYLQKVERFIINL